Genomic DNA from Segatella copri:
TCTTGTCGCTCTGAGTGAAACTCTTGAAGAGAGGGTTGAACTGACCAGCCACGCTGCTCTTGATATCAGTATCAAACCAGATGCCCAAAGCTGCATCCTTCGCCATCTGCTCTACTCCTGTCTCTGTAGATGCAAAGTAGTAGTTTGGAGTAAGACGGCTGTGCTCCATATCAGCACCATCCTTCTTTGGCTGCTTCAGGCCGAAACGTGAATCATAGATGAGGTTGTTCACAAAGATTGGCTTCGCAGCCTTCTCTACCCATACAGAACCACCCTTCTTGTTCTTGGCACGGCGCCATCCGCAATTAACTACAGTATTGTTGTAAGCAGTCATCTCGGTAAGCGGAATCACCTCACTATTGCCGGCATTAGAGAGTTTGAAGGCGTTGGTGCAGGCGTTGTAGATGATGGTGTTGGCTACATCGAGCTTGCAACCCGCCTTTACGTTGATAGCCTCGCCGCCATCGGCTGCATTTCCGCTATCAGCAAATATATTATTGATAATCAAGCCGTTACCACCAGTAAAGTAAGTCTGGTCGTTGTAGTTATCGTGGAAGAAACTGTTTGCCATCACGAACTTACCATTCACATTACAGAAGTGGAAGGCTGGCACACCACCATCAATGGTAGTCTTGAAAAGCTTGTTCTGGAAAGAAGCAGAACTCTCGGTAGGAGTAGCTCCGGCATAGGCCACATCCACGTGGTTGAGTACCACTTCTTCTGAATTGTAGCCACAGATGATGCCGCCCCAATCGGCTGGTTTCTTGGTATCAGAAGTGATGGTAACTGGCTTCTCGGCGGTTCCCAGACAATAGAGATTGCCCAATACCACGATTTCTACCGGTACCTGAACCTCTGATTTGCAGGTAACAGTTACGCCCGGCTCGATGTAGAGCGATGTTCCTACAGGAATCTCCACGCTCTCGCTGAGGGTAGTATCCTTGCTCCAAACCAGAGAGCCTTTAGGATATTCTGCCACCTTAGTTGTAATGACATCTTTAGAACCCTGGTTCTGGTTGCCATCACTTCCATTAGCGCCATTATTCACGTAATCGTATGGATTTATATTATCGTTCTCGCAAGATGTGGAGAACATTGCAGCTGCTGCCATCATAAGCATGCAAGCTAAAGTATTTATCTTTTTCATTTTTTACCTTTTTTCTTTTTACCTTTTATAACTTGTATCTTACTCCCAGCAGGAAGGTTCTGCCATACTGATAAGTTCCCACGATGGTCTTATCGCTCTTCTGGCCCTCATACTCCAGGTTGCTCTTGTTCACGGTCTTCAAGTATCTCTCGCGCTTGGCATCGAGCAGATTGTTTGCCTTGAAGAAGACGGAGATGCCGTTCTTGAATTGCTTCTCGGCACTCAGGTCGAGACCGAACATAGCCTTATCCCACTGATCGGCATCCTTGAAGGGAGAAACCAGGGCGAGCTTGGTACCCGTGAAGGAAGAGGCCAACTGCGCATTCCAGCCATTCTCCGTATCCTTATATAATAAGGAGATATTGGCGGTATGAGGAGCCTGGTTAACCAGCGGACGGGTCTGGGTTACGCCCGATTTATACTCGGCACTACCCTCCTTGTACTCACGCTTCGAGGTGGTGATTTCAGAATGGGTGTAAGTATAATTTGCCTTTACTCCGAAGTGGCGAATGTATTTGATGACGTCGATTTCGAAGCCCATGTTCTTGGCATTACCCAGGTTATCCGGCATGTAGTAAGCATCGGTTCCGGCACCAATCTTGCCATCAGATGTTACGAACACCTGCTCTATCGGGTCTTTCAGATATTTATAGAACACGCCGGCAAGAATCTGCTCTGTCTTGCTTGGGAACCACTCCCAGCGCAGGTCGATGTTGTCGATGCGGGCACGCTTCAGGTTTGGATTACCCTTTTCCTGATACTCCTCGCCCATAATCTGATAAGGCACAATCTCATAGAAGCCCGGACGGTTGATGGAGCGATAGTAAGAGAGACGCACGTTCATCTTCTTGGTTGGCGTCCATTTGATGGATGCAGATGGCAGATAATCCCAGTAGCTCTGCTCGCCCACCTGTCCCATGTTACGGAAGTGCTGGAGCATGGTGTAAATCTGGTTGGTATGCTCGGCACGGAAACCGGCATTCAGTTCACCTACCTCGCTCTTCAGGGTTACCATGGCGTAGGCGCCTCCGATGTGCTCCTTGGAATCGTAGTTGAGCTGCGAAGCCTGAGAATAAGGAGTTTTGCAAACCCAATCTATATTGGCATACTGCTCTAATCCGTTTCCATCCATCGTCTGCGAGATGTCGGCAGGATTGAAGATGTAAGAATAATATCTATTGCTGCGTTCTTTTCTGCGATACTGCGCACCCGCCTTCCAGAGAGCCTCCACATCGTTGGCGAAATGGGTATCGTAAGAAAGGTTGATGTAGCCTGCCCAGTCGGTATCCTTGTTGTGCTGGAACCGGCGCTCGGCACCCTTAGGCAGGGTCTTAATGATATTCTTATTGGCATCCCAGATGGAACCCGAAACGGCATCGCCGCCATTCTCGGCTTTTCTGCTCACGGTATTCGTCAGGGTTACGTAGGTTCTGTCCGGATCTTCCTCCTTTGCCTGCGAAAATACGCCCGACCAATCTACGGTAAAATCCTTGGTAAGATGATGCGTACCCTTCAGGTTAGTGGCGAAGATGCTCTGGGTGGTTGAGAGAGAGCGCACCTCATCGTCCTGGGTATAGCTGTCGGCTCCGATATATTCGGTGTTGACACTGTTATTGTATCTGATGCCCTTGGAATTGGTGCGCACATACATGTTGTACCATTCCAGCTTGTGGCCAGGCAGGGTTAAATCTATCTTGGCATGAGCACCCGTGGTAAGATCATGGATGCTGTAGTAGCGATGTTGCAGATTGGAAATGTACATTGCCTGCTCGCCCGAAGCCATCTTTACGGAATTGTAGGTGCGCTCGGTGCCACGGAAAGTATTCTGCACGCTTCCGGCAAGCATCACGCCCAGGCGGTCGTTCCAGAAGCGGTTGCCGATGCTCAAACCTCCGATGAAGTTAGGAGATGGCATGGAATGACTCTTCAGCTGAACAGGGCCTTTCTTGAAATCACTCATCTGCGCCTTGTAGTCTTTTCCGAAAGCCTCGTAAGGAGCCTTCTTTGTATAATCAGAGCGGTTGCTGGTAAGATAATCTCTGCCATCCTTCCAGAAATAATCACTTGCTCCGATGGCTGCATTCGCCAGAATCTGGAAGTGGGATGGCGCATCCTTCATCACCATATCCACCACGCCACCGGCTGCATCGCCTTCCATATCAGCCGTCAAAGACTTGGATACCACGAGGCGATCCATCAGATCAGAAGGGAAGATATTCAACGGAATGTAACGGTTTTTATCATCCGGACTTGGAATCTTCACGCCGTTTACCAGGGTGTAGTTGTAGCGCTTGTCCATGCCTCGGAGGATGGCGTAGGAAGCCTCGCCCGATGCATCACGCTCCATGGTTACACCCGATACTCGCTGCAGAACGCTTGCCACGTTGACATCAGGCGAAAGCTGGATGCTCTGCTGGCTCATCACGTTGAGCACGTTGCCGGCATTCTTCACGGTTTCTATGGCGCTTCGGTCGCTGCGGTATTCACGATGACCGGTAACCACCACTTCGCCCAACTGCTTCAGGTCTTCATCCATCGGAATATCCACCTTGTCTTTCTTAGCCACATCTACTACCATCTCCCTGGTCTTGTACGACATGTAGGAAACGATGATGGTAAACTTGCCTTT
This window encodes:
- a CDS encoding TonB-dependent receptor; translated protein: MKRILLSAALLAAATTSIQAHTLDGIVKDNKTGEPLIGTVIRVKELPNVSTTTGLDGTFTLHELPDKGKFTIIVSYMSYKTREMVVDVAKKDKVDIPMDEDLKQLGEVVVTGHREYRSDRSAIETVKNAGNVLNVMSQQSIQLSPDVNVASVLQRVSGVTMERDASGEASYAILRGMDKRYNYTLVNGVKIPSPDDKNRYIPLNIFPSDLMDRLVVSKSLTADMEGDAAGGVVDMVMKDAPSHFQILANAAIGASDYFWKDGRDYLTSNRSDYTKKAPYEAFGKDYKAQMSDFKKGPVQLKSHSMPSPNFIGGLSIGNRFWNDRLGVMLAGSVQNTFRGTERTYNSVKMASGEQAMYISNLQHRYYSIHDLTTGAHAKIDLTLPGHKLEWYNMYVRTNSKGIRYNNSVNTEYIGADSYTQDDEVRSLSTTQSIFATNLKGTHHLTKDFTVDWSGVFSQAKEEDPDRTYVTLTNTVSRKAENGGDAVSGSIWDANKNIIKTLPKGAERRFQHNKDTDWAGYINLSYDTHFANDVEALWKAGAQYRRKERSNRYYSYIFNPADISQTMDGNGLEQYANIDWVCKTPYSQASQLNYDSKEHIGGAYAMVTLKSEVGELNAGFRAEHTNQIYTMLQHFRNMGQVGEQSYWDYLPSASIKWTPTKKMNVRLSYYRSINRPGFYEIVPYQIMGEEYQEKGNPNLKRARIDNIDLRWEWFPSKTEQILAGVFYKYLKDPIEQVFVTSDGKIGAGTDAYYMPDNLGNAKNMGFEIDVIKYIRHFGVKANYTYTHSEITTSKREYKEGSAEYKSGVTQTRPLVNQAPHTANISLLYKDTENGWNAQLASSFTGTKLALVSPFKDADQWDKAMFGLDLSAEKQFKNGISVFFKANNLLDAKRERYLKTVNKSNLEYEGQKSDKTIVGTYQYGRTFLLGVRYKL